A genomic window from Osmia bicornis bicornis chromosome 4, iOsmBic2.1, whole genome shotgun sequence includes:
- the LOC114876488 gene encoding phosphatidylinositol 3-kinase catalytic subunit type 3, producing MEDINDKFFYVYSSSLDTRIQIKIGTLEGKRQRPEYDKLLIDPMLKYCGLYGTNGGRGDLAASLQVWAGGRPLALPVHTAYKHFTSRWNWNQWVSLPISYSDLPRDAQLCISLYDCAGPGRQLPVGGTTISLFGKHGVFRQGMLDLRVWPGVEADGDVPTSTPGKTRDHGKEQMQRLAKLVKKHRNGQMNKIDWLDRLTFREIELINEREKRASEYLYLMIEFPEVTMDGIPYSIVYYEKDGDEVVQHRSQPDVVTLPDYEILQENLVEAKHHKLARSLRSGGHTKELKPTSSVRDALNTILSYPPTTALSTEEQDLIWKYRFYLSNQKKALTKFVKCVNWKVAGEERQALEMLALWAPPDPEDALELLGPAFTHPAVRRYAIGRLNQAPDDDLMLYLLQLVQALKYEDFEGIKRAHQTLMKEKECEKVEKLDKDVQINDSSSTPITASTESENGHYSTSQDCLMDLASFLITRACQNTTLANYFYWYLSIECEDQNDPAISAKQDTRVKEMYITVMSMFSTMLAQGNAVWQKRRAFLKRQKMFIDQLVALVKAVARESGNRKKKTDRLRLLLADPDPAFKINFSNFEPIPFPLDPEICIKGIIPEKASLFKSALMPSKLTFLTTDNSEYIAIFKHGDDLRQDQLILQTIALMDKLLRRENLDLKLTPYRVLATSTRHGFLQFIESTTVAEVLASEGSILSFFRKHHPSETGPYGVVPEVMDTYVRSCAGYCIITYVLGVGDRHLDNLLLTTSGKLFHIDFGYILGRDPKPLPPPMKLSKEMVEAMGGVGSEHYHEFRKQCYTAFLHLRRHANLILNLFSLMVDASVPDIALEPDKAVKKVQDKLRLDLSDEEAVHYVHNLLDLSVTAVMAVLVEQLHKFAQYWRK from the exons ATGGAAGATATTAATGATAAGTTTTTTTACGTGTACAGTTCTTCTTTAGATACAAgaatacaaattaaaat AGGAACTTTAGAGGGTAAAAGGCAACGACCAGAATATGACAAATTACTTATTGATCCCATGTTAAAATATTGTGGCTTATATGGAACCAATGGAGGACGTGGAGATTTAGCAGCTTCTTTACAAGTCTGGGCTGGTGGAAGACCGCTTGCTTTACCTGTTCACACAGCttataaacattttacatCACGTTGGAA TTGGAATCAGTGGGTCAGTCTTCCTATCTCTTATTCAGATTTACCAAGAGATGCTCAGTTGTGTATAAGTTTATATGACTGTGCTGGACCTGGTAGACAATTACCAGTTGGTGGAACAACTATATCTTTATTTGGAAAGCATGGAGTATTTCGTCAAGGAATGTTAGATCTAAGAGTATGGCCTGGAGTAGAAGCAGATGGTGATGTACCTACTAGTACACCAGGGAAAACTAGAGATCATGGAAAGGAACAAATGCAACGATTAGCAAAACTAgttaagaaacatagaaatggtcaaatgaataaaattgattGGCTAGACAGGTTGACATTTAGAGAGATTGAGTTAATTaatgaaagagagaaaagagcatctgaatatttatatttaatgattgaGTTTCCAGAAGTAACTATGGATGGTATACCG TATTCTATAGTATATTATGAAAAAGATGGAGATGAAGTTGTTCAACACAGATCACAGCCTGATGTTGTAACTCTTCCTGattatgaaattttgcaa GAAAACTTGGTAGAAGCAAAGCATCACAAATTGGCTCGAAGTTTACGAAGCGGAGGTCATACAAAGGAATTAAAACCAACTTCGAGTGTTCGCGATgctttaaatacaatattaagtTATCCACCAACGACCGCTCTTTCAACAGAAGAACAAGatttaatttggaaatatagATTTTACTTATCAAACCAGAAAAAGGCCTTAACAAAATTCGTAAAATGTGTAAACTGGAAAGTTGCCGGAGAAGAGCGACAAGCATTAGAAATGCTAGCATTGTGGGCACCACCTGATCCTGAAGATGCATTAGAATTACTTGGTCCAGCATTCACACATCCAGCTGTTAGAAGATATGCTATAGGTCGACTTAATCAAGCACCCGACGATGACTTAATGTTATACTTGTTACAGTTAGTACAAGCTTTAAAATATGAAGATTTTGAAGGTATAAAAAGGGCTCACCAAAcgttaatgaaagaaaaagaatgtgAAAAGGTTGAAAAATTAGATAAAGATGTACAAATCAATGATTCTTCATCTACACCTATAACAGCT TCTACTGAATCAGAAAATGGACATTATTCAACGAGTCAAGACTGTCTTATGGATTTAGCATCCTTTTTGATTACCCGCGCATGTCAGAATACCACATTGGCCAATTATTTCTACTGGTATCTCTCTATCGAATGCGAAGATCAGAATGATCCAGCAATAAGTGCAAAACAGGATACACGAGTTAAGGAAATGTATATTACTGTAATGTCAATGTTTTCAACAATGCTAGCTCAAGGAAATGCTGTTTGGCAGAAACGAAGAGCATTTCTTAAAcgtcaaaaaatgtttattgaTCAATTAGTTGCACTGGTGAAAGCAGTAGCACGAGAAAGCGGGAATCGTAAAAAGAAGACTGATAGACTCAGGTTGTTGCTCGCAGATCCGGATCCAgcgtttaaaataaatttctcaaACTTCGAACCGATTCCTTTTCCCTTGGATCCAGAAATTTGTATCAAGGGAATTATCCCCGAAAA GGCAAGTCTTTTTAAATCAGCGCTTATGCCATctaaattaacttttttaacaACAGACAACAGTGAAtacattgcaatttttaaacatGGCGACGACCTAAGACAAGATCAATTAATTCTACAAACAATAGCGCTCATGGATAAATTATTAAGAAGAGAAAATTTGGATTTAAAACTCACTCCCTATAg GGTACTTGCAACAAGTACTAGACATGGATTTTTACAATTCATCGAGTCTACGACAGTCGCAGAAGTCTTAGCTAGTGAAGGTTCGATACTAAGTTTTTTCCGGAAGCATCATCCGTCTGAAACTGGCCCTTATGGCGTTGTTCCTGAAGTTATGGATACTTATGTTCGAAGTTGCG cTGGCTACTGCATTATAACGTATGTACTCGGTGTTGGTGATCGACATTTAGATAATTTACTTTTGACAACGTCAG GTAAACTCTTTCACATAGATTTTGGTTATATTTTGGGCAGAGATCCAAAACCTTTACCACCACCAATGAAATTGAGTAAAGAAATGGTCGAGGCTATGGGAGGTGTAGGATCAGAGCACTATCATGAATTCAGAAAACAGTGTTATACAGCATTCCTGCATTTGCGTAGACAcgcaaatttaatattaaatttattctcGTTAATGGTTGACGCTAGCGTACCAGACATAGCGCTTGAACCAGATAAAGCAGTAAAAAAGGTTCAAGATAAATTGAGATTGGACTTAAGCGACGAAGAAGCAGTGCATTATGTACACAATCTTTTGGACTTGTCAGTAACAGCAGTAATGGCAGTATTAGTGGAACAATTACACAAATTTGCACAATACTGGCGAAAATAA